From Leptospira ellinghausenii, the proteins below share one genomic window:
- a CDS encoding TerB family tellurite resistance protein, producing the protein MKIIFYLLGTFTGLICLVGTLKSEGFGFFFITFSISFTLFFLGNELGKNSERSSESNFDSKKQDLEIQETDKHIYSNEINIPQISKGNISLPEQDNWETDYLIEEENAIPVNLLTLIEYVDAKNQYSKRRITIKRMVPWANEYALLAFCHERQSHRTFKLSGIKSMCDLETGELITDPYNYLVQRFQDSPLGKWTKFLSEFEKEILILVFVAKVDGRMTARERKIIFEYANQRAQDDLDFNTVDIEIKNLYCDLKEFNQYLNKTKSLTESEKNSFIATLDSIIKADKKVDPMELAALEKIKVKIL; encoded by the coding sequence ATGAAAATAATATTTTATCTTTTAGGAACATTCACAGGACTGATTTGTTTGGTCGGAACATTGAAATCAGAGGGATTTGGATTTTTCTTTATTACATTCTCCATATCATTCACTCTATTCTTTTTGGGAAATGAACTAGGAAAAAATTCAGAGAGATCCTCTGAATCAAACTTTGATTCGAAAAAACAAGATTTAGAAATACAGGAAACTGATAAACATATATATTCTAATGAAATTAATATTCCACAAATATCTAAAGGTAACATTAGTTTACCAGAACAGGACAATTGGGAAACCGATTATTTAATAGAAGAAGAAAATGCTATTCCTGTAAATCTTCTTACTTTGATTGAATATGTAGATGCAAAAAATCAATATAGCAAGAGACGAATTACAATTAAAAGAATGGTACCATGGGCAAATGAGTATGCTTTATTAGCATTTTGTCATGAAAGACAAAGCCACAGAACATTTAAACTTTCTGGCATAAAATCAATGTGTGATTTGGAGACAGGTGAATTAATTACAGACCCTTATAACTATTTAGTTCAAAGATTTCAAGACAGTCCCCTTGGAAAATGGACAAAATTCCTATCAGAATTTGAAAAAGAAATATTAATTCTGGTATTTGTAGCAAAAGTTGACGGTCGAATGACTGCAAGAGAAAGGAAAATAATATTTGAATATGCAAATCAAAGAGCACAAGATGATTTGGATTTTAATACAGTAGACATTGAAATAAAAAATCTCTATTGTGATTTAAAAGAATTCAACCAATACCTTAATAAAACTAAATCTCTTACTGAAAGTGAAAAAAATAGTTTTATCGCTACATTAGATTCCATAATAAAAGCTGATAAAAAAGTTGATCCAATGGAATTAGCTGCACTAGAGAAGATAAAAGTTAAAATCCTGTAA
- a CDS encoding P-loop ATPase, Sll1717 family → MISNLPNSIPISKLKNFHFGDVDGIHDQLLDHAYVFCGTSPFIQISKARKRIIIGPKGSGKTAMFRLMRDKKIPIHCDSEELRTIGIQADLNLKSLKEFVLDRINLQSKKSSLLLKYRITWEIYLMIKIFEDLSKLHIQLPEKLKHFSEKLESIFSYKNNTNILDALLNMKKTIGTKFDTSQPTVHNVYASIERGTKPEDPKAANFLIVFDDILQSINSFLNENNIALDIMIDKLDDFVIKEEYEIQKNIFQALLEVESNYYQHSNIRLFLFIREDLFNRLNLDEYGSDKVFAKKINITWSLDDISQLIAKRISYNYFSAFNLSKIIVEFETKSLYIDKRQNEYIEESEENKNKNRFSRILSHLFSKEATNQVKRRTVSLSEEMSWDIIESLLPNKVFHLDQNSKAILIPLKEFIKTHLSCADNALNPRLVISFFNAVFEFILEYYEKNHDIKNIKKVDGKFPILDPKSFIEIYQKFKSDTFQIYLKQLGDWQYLIHTFHEKKGKRYSFLYKDLISLLEIDRKKEDDFKRFLAIVNHVGFLSCDNLNKTFEARKYTLPILFR, encoded by the coding sequence ATGATCTCAAATTTACCAAATTCAATTCCAATATCAAAATTAAAAAATTTCCATTTTGGCGATGTAGATGGCATACATGATCAACTTCTAGATCATGCATATGTATTTTGCGGAACATCTCCATTTATACAAATTTCAAAAGCCAGAAAGCGAATAATCATTGGACCGAAAGGATCGGGAAAAACAGCAATGTTTCGCCTCATGAGAGATAAAAAAATTCCGATTCATTGCGATTCGGAAGAATTGAGAACGATCGGAATTCAAGCCGACTTAAATTTAAAATCTTTAAAAGAATTCGTATTAGATAGAATTAACCTTCAATCAAAGAAAAGCTCCCTGTTACTCAAATATAGAATAACATGGGAAATTTATTTAATGATAAAAATATTCGAAGACCTGTCAAAACTTCACATTCAATTGCCGGAAAAACTAAAACATTTCAGCGAGAAATTGGAATCCATCTTCTCTTATAAAAACAATACAAACATACTTGATGCATTGTTAAATATGAAGAAGACAATTGGCACTAAATTTGATACTTCCCAACCAACTGTTCATAATGTTTATGCATCCATCGAACGTGGAACTAAACCAGAAGATCCAAAAGCTGCCAACTTTTTAATTGTATTCGACGATATTCTCCAATCGATAAACTCATTTTTGAATGAAAACAATATCGCACTAGATATCATGATAGATAAACTAGATGATTTCGTGATAAAAGAAGAATATGAAATTCAAAAGAATATATTTCAAGCGTTACTAGAAGTTGAATCTAACTATTACCAACATTCCAATATAAGATTATTTCTATTCATCAGAGAAGATTTGTTTAATCGATTAAATCTTGATGAATACGGCAGCGATAAAGTATTTGCCAAAAAAATCAATATCACCTGGTCATTAGATGACATTAGCCAATTAATAGCCAAAAGGATATCCTATAATTATTTCTCGGCATTCAACTTGTCGAAAATTATTGTCGAATTTGAAACCAAATCACTATATATCGATAAAAGACAAAATGAATATATCGAAGAATCAGAGGAAAATAAAAACAAGAATAGGTTTTCCAGAATTTTGTCTCACCTATTTTCAAAAGAAGCAACAAACCAAGTAAAAAGAAGAACTGTTAGTTTATCAGAAGAAATGAGTTGGGATATAATAGAATCTTTGCTACCGAATAAGGTATTCCACTTAGATCAAAATTCAAAAGCGATATTAATTCCGCTAAAAGAATTCATAAAAACTCATTTATCTTGTGCAGATAATGCACTTAATCCCAGATTAGTTATCTCTTTTTTCAATGCAGTCTTCGAGTTTATACTTGAATACTACGAAAAAAATCATGATATCAAAAATATAAAAAAAGTAGATGGAAAATTTCCAATTCTTGATCCGAAAAGTTTTATAGAAATCTATCAAAAATTTAAATCAGATACATTTCAAATATACTTAAAACAATTAGGTGATTGGCAGTATTTAATACACACTTTTCACGAGAAAAAAGGAAAAAGATATTCGTTTCTTTACAAAGACTTAATTTCCCTATTAGAAATTGATAGGAAAAAAGAAGATGATTTCAAAAGATTTTTAGCAATTGTGAATCACGTAGGATTTCTTAGCTGTGATAATCTAAATAAAACATTCGAAGCAAGAAAATATACGCTACCAATTTTGTTTCGTTAA
- a CDS encoding integrase catalytic domain-containing protein, whose amino-acid sequence MELTLDERHAIIKILSRKYSLSSKKQKSYLVDELVYLSGFNRTYATRVLRQYAINPQRPKSVKRSGRTTIYGDDVKKALEKIWVIMDYICGKRLAPFLPEIISKLESFNEIEFSLSVKEKLMRISASSIDRLLKDAKRKLGRKGYSTTRHGKYYLIDQIPIKTFAEWDHTVPGFVQVDLVAHNGGNTYGGFLSTLNATDVSTVWTTCTLVRDKTQFQMLKAFIKMKSSFPFPLKGFHSDNGAEFINETIVAFKEKYQLEFTRGRAYKKNDNPHIEQKNYTIVRRNTGYLRYDKPEHAEILRELYHNLNLYVNYFQPIMILLEKHRKGAKAIRKYDYPKTPYQRLIESKEIDKKTKQKEKAIYETLNPADLKRKINECQNRLIHLAAPLRAPNEIVKVRRKKMVTHTMSPKERNHNLNNPNPFLERQKFEELRRAAKLIWEQRK is encoded by the coding sequence ATGGAGCTTACTTTGGACGAAAGACATGCAATCATTAAGATACTCTCGAGGAAGTACAGCCTTAGCTCGAAAAAACAAAAATCTTATCTAGTCGATGAACTTGTTTATTTGTCTGGTTTTAATCGGACCTATGCCACAAGAGTTCTCAGGCAATATGCAATCAATCCACAAAGACCAAAGTCCGTGAAACGATCTGGACGAACCACTATTTATGGTGACGATGTTAAAAAGGCTCTAGAGAAGATTTGGGTCATCATGGATTATATTTGTGGGAAAAGACTGGCACCTTTCCTTCCTGAAATCATCTCCAAATTGGAATCCTTTAATGAGATCGAATTTTCACTTTCCGTGAAAGAGAAACTCATGAGAATCAGTGCCTCAAGTATTGATCGTCTTTTGAAAGATGCGAAACGTAAACTCGGCAGGAAAGGATACTCAACGACAAGGCATGGAAAATATTATCTAATTGATCAAATACCAATCAAAACATTCGCAGAATGGGATCATACGGTTCCAGGATTTGTTCAGGTTGATTTGGTTGCTCATAATGGTGGCAATACCTATGGAGGGTTTCTGTCGACATTAAATGCAACAGATGTTTCTACTGTATGGACAACGTGCACCCTCGTCAGAGATAAAACACAATTTCAAATGCTAAAAGCATTTATAAAAATGAAATCCTCGTTTCCTTTCCCATTGAAAGGATTTCATTCGGATAATGGCGCTGAGTTCATAAATGAAACTATTGTTGCGTTTAAAGAAAAGTATCAACTTGAATTTACCAGAGGAAGAGCTTATAAGAAAAATGATAATCCACATATTGAGCAAAAGAATTACACAATTGTAAGAAGGAACACAGGTTACTTGCGATATGACAAACCCGAACATGCTGAAATTCTAAGGGAACTTTATCATAATCTCAATTTGTATGTAAATTACTTCCAACCCATTATGATATTGTTGGAAAAACATAGAAAAGGGGCAAAGGCAATCAGGAAATATGATTATCCGAAAACTCCTTATCAAAGATTGATCGAATCAAAGGAAATTGATAAGAAAACCAAACAAAAAGAAAAGGCTATCTACGAGACTTTAAATCCTGCAGATCTCAAAAGAAAAATCAATGAGTGTCAAAATCGTTTGATTCACTTGGCTGCCCCACTCCGTGCTCCCAATGAAATTGTAAAAGTGCGTAGGAAGAAAATGGTTACTCACACAATGAGTCCAAAAGAAAGAAATCATAATCTTAATAATCCAAATCCATTTCTCGAAAGACAGAAATTTGAAGAATTAAGAAGAGCAGCAAAATTAATTTGGGAGCAACGAAAATAA
- a CDS encoding integrase core domain-containing protein codes for MPWKETKVIEERIKFIAAVKSGKWCFADLCRDFNISRKTGYKYLKNYESEGIDGLKDKSRKRITQSNETPEKIVRLIVDLREEHPSWGPKKLRPILKARFHRLKHIPSETTIGNILRKKGLIKPKKKRPRVPQSLFPFSDVASPNDVWCVDFKGHFTVGNGHRCDPLTITDAHSRYLLACEILSKTNVEQTKAVFERVFKEYGLPVAIKSDNGAPFASKAIGGLTSLSVWWLKLGIRPERIQPGKPSQNGRHERMHRTLKEETALPPRSSLEAQQISFDNFRYEFNHVRPHEALGFLTPAKEYKRSIREFPKKILEVAYPTHIVTDKVHESGFAQYGPHRVFFGNPFIGEVVGFEEISDRHCRLYFANAILGILDLYTSKVLKYQKLLYRIDESKCNPCE; via the coding sequence ATGCCTTGGAAGGAAACCAAAGTGATAGAAGAAAGAATCAAGTTTATAGCAGCTGTTAAAAGTGGCAAATGGTGTTTTGCTGATCTTTGTAGAGACTTCAACATCTCAAGAAAAACTGGATATAAGTATTTAAAGAACTACGAGTCGGAAGGAATCGATGGACTCAAAGATAAATCCAGAAAACGAATCACTCAATCCAATGAAACTCCTGAAAAAATTGTTCGACTGATTGTAGATTTACGAGAAGAACATCCATCTTGGGGACCTAAGAAACTTCGGCCCATATTAAAAGCACGATTCCACAGACTAAAACACATTCCCAGTGAAACAACAATTGGTAATATCCTAAGGAAAAAAGGACTTATCAAACCAAAGAAGAAACGACCGAGAGTTCCACAATCTCTCTTTCCATTTTCTGATGTTGCTTCTCCTAATGATGTCTGGTGTGTCGACTTTAAAGGGCATTTTACCGTAGGAAACGGGCATCGTTGTGATCCATTGACGATAACCGATGCTCATAGTCGTTATCTACTTGCCTGCGAAATCTTAAGCAAAACGAATGTCGAGCAAACAAAAGCCGTCTTTGAAAGGGTTTTTAAAGAATATGGACTTCCAGTTGCTATAAAGTCGGACAATGGTGCACCATTTGCAAGTAAGGCGATTGGTGGCCTCACAAGTCTTTCTGTTTGGTGGTTGAAACTAGGGATTCGACCGGAACGGATCCAACCTGGGAAACCATCTCAGAATGGACGTCATGAAAGAATGCACCGAACTCTAAAAGAAGAAACTGCTTTGCCACCAAGGTCAAGCCTTGAAGCTCAACAGATTTCCTTTGATAACTTTCGATATGAGTTCAATCATGTTCGACCTCATGAAGCATTGGGATTTCTAACTCCAGCTAAAGAATACAAAAGGTCCATTCGCGAGTTTCCCAAAAAGATCTTAGAGGTTGCATATCCAACTCATATCGTTACTGATAAAGTTCACGAAAGTGGATTTGCGCAGTACGGGCCCCATCGAGTCTTCTTTGGAAATCCCTTCATTGGAGAGGTAGTTGGCTTTGAAGAGATCTCAGACAGGCATTGTCGCCTTTATTTTGCGAACGCAATTCTTGGAATTTTAGATTTGTATACGAGTAAAGTGTTGAAATACCAGAAGCTTTTGTATAGAATTGATGAATCAAAGTGTAACCCATGTGAGTGA